A single window of Mangifera indica cultivar Alphonso chromosome 18, CATAS_Mindica_2.1, whole genome shotgun sequence DNA harbors:
- the LOC123201834 gene encoding adenine/guanine permease AZG1-like — protein MAATPPEPQEDLSLSTRLNSYVANTRVGKRFKLAERNTTFTTELRAGTATFLTMAYILAVNASILTDSGGTCSVSDCVPLCSDANIPLSSCTGPTHRIIQPDNSCKFPPINKGYYDCLEKTRKDLIVATVVSSLIGCFIMGIFANLPLALAPGMGTNAYFTYTVVGFHGSGNVPYRSALTAIFIEGLIFLFISAVGFRAKLAKLVPKPVRISSAAGIGLFLAFIGLQNNQGIGLIGYNASTLVSLAACPRSSRKALAPVVTAANGTISLLPGGSVSEGIMCTNHRMESPTFWLAIVGFVIIAYCLVKNIKGAMIYGTVFVTMISWFRNTAVTAFPDTPTGNSAFQYFKKVVDVHVIKSTAGALSFKGLGKSSFWEALVTFLYVDILDTTGTLYSMARFAGFTDVNGDFEGQYFAFMSDAASIVVGSLLGTSPVTTFLESSTGIREGGRTGLTALTVAGYFFLAFFFTPLLASIPPWAVGPPLILVGVMMMRSVVEIEWDDMRQAIPAFVTLILMPMTYSIAYGLIGGIGTYIVLHIWDWGESLLRSKKNAKDNGLLDQPSNENGSPDKASEV, from the coding sequence GAGTTACGAGCTGGAACGGCCACGTTTCTCACCATGGCGTACATCCTAGCCGTTAACGCTAGCATCCTCACCGATTCTGGTGGTACATGTAGCGTTTCTGATTGTGTCCCCCTTTGTTCAGACGCTAATATCCCTCTCTCTAGTTGCACTGGACCAACTCACCGGATCATCCAACCTGATAACTCGTGTAAGTTCCCTCCAATTAACAAAGGCTACTACGACTGCCTTGAAAAAACCCGCAAAGACCTCATTGTAGCCACTGTAGTTTCTTCACTTATCGGTTGTTTCATTATGGGAATATTCGCTAATTTGCCTTTAGCTTTAGCTCCTGGAATGGGCACAAACGCTTATTTCACTTACACGGTCGTAGGGTTTCATGGCTCCGGTAACGTTCCATACAGAAGTGCCTTGACAGCCATTTTCATTGAAGGTTTAATCTTTCTCTTCATATCAGCAGTTGGGTTCCGAGCCAAACTCGCTAAACTCGTTCCCAAACCCGTCCGAATCTCCTCCGCCGCCGGAATCGGCTTGTTCCTCGCTTTCATCGGGTTACAAAACAATCAAGGCATCGGCCTCATTGGGTACAATGCTTCAACTCTAGTCAGTCTGGCTGCTTGTCCAAGATCTTCCAGGAAGGCCTTAGCTCCCGTTGTAACAGCTGCAAATGGAACCATCAGTTTGTTACCCGGAGGTTCAGTTTCTGAGGGTATCATGTGCACAAATCATCGAATGGAAAGTCCTACATTCTGGCTTGCCATTGTTGGCTTCGTTATAATTGCGTATTGCTtggtgaaaaatataaaaggcgCCATGATTTATGGTACAGTATTTGTGACAATGATCTCCTGGTTCCGCAACACAGCAGTGACGGCCTTTCCTGATACCCCAACTGGAAATTCTGCgtttcaatatttcaaaaaagTTGTCGATGTTCATGTGATCAAGAGCACCGCCGGAGCTCTCAGTTTCAAAGGTCTGGGCAAATCCAGTTTCTGGGAAGCTCTGGTGACATTTTTATACGTTGACATCCTCGATACAACTGGAACCTTATATTCAATGGCCAGATTTGCCGGTTTCACAGACGTTAATGGTGATTTCGAGGGTCAATATTTTGCTTTTATGTCAGACGCCGCATCGATCGTGGTAGGTTCGCTTCTCGGCACATCTCCGGTGACGACTTTCCTGGAATCATCAACAGGGATAAGAGAAGGAGGAAGGACGGGTCTGACGGCCTTAACAGTAGCAGGGTATTTTTTTCTGGCGTTTTTCTTTACGCCGTTATTAGCATCAATTCCTCCGTGGGCAGTGGGGCCACCGTTGATCCTTGTTGGTGTTATGATGATGAGATCTGTGGTGGAGATCGAGTGGGACGATATGAGGCAAGCCATTCCGGCATTTGTGACATTGATTTTAATGCCGATGACATATTCAATAGCTTATGGGTTGATAGGAGGAATTGGAACGTACATAGTTCTGCATATTTGGGATTGGGGAGAAAGCCTCTTGAGGTctaaaaaaaatgcaaaggaTAATGGCTTATTGGACCAGCCAAGCAATGAAAATGGAAGCCCTGATAAAGCATCGGAAGTctag